The Humulus lupulus chromosome 3, drHumLupu1.1, whole genome shotgun sequence genome window below encodes:
- the LOC133822971 gene encoding uncharacterized protein LOC133822971: protein MEVGLVTHNGGCHCKNVKWRVQAPKRVVAWDCNCSDCSMRGNTHFIVPAQRFELLGDSNQFLTTYTFGTHTAKHTFCKVCGITSFYYPRSNPDGVAVTFKCVDPGTLLHVEVISYDGKNWESSYAQTDIASSSKDT from the coding sequence ATGGAGGTGGGGTTAGTGACACACAATGGAGGTTGCCACTGCAAGAATGTCAAATGGCGAGTTCAAGCACCAAAGAGAGTTGTAGCTTGGGATTGTAACTGTTCAGATTGTTCCATGAGGGGTAACACACACTTCATTGTCCCTGCTCAAAGATTTGAGCTTTTGGGTGATTCCAATCAGTTTCTCACAACTTACACCTTTGGCACTCACACTGCAAAACACACCTTTTGTAAGGTTTGTGGTATAACTTCCTTTTATTATCCTCGTTCGAACCCAGATGGGGTTGCCGTTACATTCAAGTGCGTCGATCCTGGAACTCTGCTCCATGTTGAGGTTATAAGCTATGATGGGAAGAATTGGGAGAGCTCATACGCTCAGACAGATATTGCTTCATCTTCGAAAGACACTTAA
- the LOC133822970 gene encoding ureide permease 1-like: MYVVESKGGAIACMLLALFFLGTWPAILTLLERRGKLPQHTYLDYSITNLLAAIIIAFTFGEIGNSTPKMPNFLIQLSQENWPSVLFAMIGGVVLSLGNLSTQYAWALVGLSVTEVITSSLAVVIGTTMNYFLDDRINRAEILFPGVGCFLIAVCLASAVHSSNAADNEAKLKSLPSDQKEGELQMSTLPDKVGSEDLEDGRVSSKKTRVGTAEFLVQLERRRSIKVFGRNTLIGLAICFFAGVCFSLFSPAFNLATNDQWHTLKDGVPHLVVYTAFFYFSVSCFVIAIILNTTFLYYPVLDLPKSSFKAYVNDWNGRGWAFLAGLLCGFGNGLQFMGGQAAGYAAADAVQALPLVSTFWGIILFGEYRKSSRRTYILLLSMLFMFIVAVAVLMASSGHRK, from the exons ATGTATGTGGTGGAGAGCAAAGGAGGTGCCATAGCTTGCATGCTTCTAGCCCTCTTCTTCTTGGGGACATGGCCTGCTATCTTGACCCTTTTAGAGAGAAGAGGCAAGTTGCCTCAGCACACTTATCTTGATTATTCAATCACTAATCTCTTGGCTGCCATAATTATAGCCTTTACATTTGGTGAAATTGGAAACAGCACACCTAAGATGCCCAACTTTCTAATCCAGCTCTCCCAG GAAAATTGGCCCTCTGTGTTATTTGCAATGATAGGAGGAGTGGTCCTTAGCCTTGGAAATCTCTCAACTCAGTATGCTTGGGCTTTAGTTGGTTTGTCAGTTACAGAAGTCATCACCTCAAGCTTAGCAGTTGTTATAG GAACGACCATGAACTACTTTTTAGACGACCGAATTAATAGAGCTGAGATCCTTTTCCCCGGCGTTGGTTGCTTCTTGATTGCAGTTTGTCTTGCATCTGCTGTCCACTCTTCTAATGCAGCTGATAATGAAGCAAAGCTTAAAAGCTTGCCATCTGATCAGAAAGAAGG AGAGTTACAAATGTCCACATTGCCAGATAAGG TTGGGTCAGAAGATTTAGAAGATGGTCGTGTCTCTTCCAAGAAGACTAGAGTCGGGACTGCAGAGTTTCTTGTGCAGCTTGAGAGAAGAAGATCAATCAAA GTGTTTGGGAGAAACACATTGATTGGACTGGCCATATGTTTCTTTGCTGGTGTTTGCTTTTCTCTCTTCTCACCAGCATTCAATTTGGCTACAAATGATCAATGGCATACATTGAAAGATGGGGTTCCTCACTTGGTTGTCTACACTGCTTTCTTTTACTTCTCAGTGTCTTGTTTTGTCATCGCCATCATCCTAAACACGACCTTCCTTTACTACCCTGTGCTGGACTTACCCAAATCATCATTCAAGGCTTATGTGAATGACTGGAATGGCAGAGGCTGGGCCTTTCTGGCTGGTCTCCTCTGCGGGTTTGGCAATGGTCTCCAATTCATGGGAGGCCAAGCTGCAGGATATGCTGCAGCTGATGCTGTTCAG GCACTTCCACTAGTGAGCACTTTCTGGGGAATTATTCTGTTTGGAGAGTACAGAAAATCTTCAAGAAGAACATATATATTGCTACTCAGCATgctgtttatgtttattgtggCGGTTGCTGTCCTTATGGCATCATCAGGGCATCGAAAATAA